The following DNA comes from Streptomyces sp. NBC_00273.
CGGCCTTGGAGAACTCGGCCGTGCGCTGCGGGGAGAGCGCGGCGGCGGTGACGACGCCGGAGTCGCGGACCTCCTTGATGCGCTGCCGGATCAGGTCCGCCTGGATCGGCGCGGCGTAGATCTCCTGGAGGCGGCGGGTCGCGGCGGTCTCGTCCAGCTCCGTGATCTCGTCGAGCAGCGGCTGCGGGTCCTCGTACCGGGTCCACAGGCCTTCGAGGTTCAGCACGCCGAGGCCGCCGAGCTCGCCGATGCGGATGGCGGTCTGCGGGGAGACGACCGAGTCCATGGGGGCGGCCAGGAAGGGGAGCTCGAAGCGGTACGCGTCGATCTGCCAGGCGATCGAGACCTCCTTCGGGTCCCGGGTACGCCGGCTCGGGACGATGGCGATGTCGTCGAACGCGTACGCCCTGCGGCCGCGCTTGCCGCGCCCGATCTCGATCTCAGTCACGTGTGGTGGCCTTTCCTCTGGGTCTGCCCGTCCAGTATCCCCGAACGCCGGGGGCCCGCGTTCCGGTGACCGCTGTACGGACGGCCGCGCGGGCACGGCGAAGGGGGGCGGGCCCGATGGGCCCGCCCCCCTCAGCTCATGCCGTTCAGCCCTTGCGGGAGTAGTTCGGCGCTTCGACCGTCATCTGGATGTCGTGCGGGTGGCTCTCCTTGAGGCCCGCCGAGGTGATCCGGACGAACCGGCCGCGGTCCTGCAGCTCGGGGACCGTGCGGCCGCCGACGTAGAACATCGACTGGCGCAGGCCGCCGACGAGCTGGTGCACGACCGCGGAGAGCGGACCGCGGTAGGGAACCTGGCCCTCGATGCCCTCGGGGATGAGCTTGTCGTCGCCGCCCACGCCCTCCTGGAAGTAGCGGTCCTTCGAGAAGGACTTCTGCTCGCCGCGGGACTGCATCGCACCGAGCGAACCCATGCCGCGGTACGACTTGAACTGCTTCCCGTTGATGAAGAGCAGCTCGCCCGGGGACTCCTCGCAGCCCGCGAGCAGCGAGCCGAGCATCACCGTGTCGGCGCCCGCGACCAGGGCCTTGGCGATGTCGCCGGAGTACTGCAGACCGCCGTCACCGATGACCGGGACGCCGGCCGCCTTGGCGGCGAGCGAGGCCTCGTAGATCGCGGTGACCTGCGGGACGCCGATGCCGGCGACGACGCGGGTGGTGCAGATGGAGCCGGGGCCGACGCCGACCTTGATGCCGTCGCAGCCGGCGTCGATCAGCGCCTGCGCGCCGTCACGCGTGGCGACGTTGCCGCCGATGACGTCGACGGTGGAGTTCGACTTGATCTTGGCGACCATGTCGCCGACCAGGCGGGAGTGACCGTGGGCGGTGTCGACGACGATGAAGTCGGCGCCCGCCTCGATCAGGGCCTGGGCGCGCTCGTACGCGTCGCCGGCGACGCCGACGGCCGCGCCGACGAGGAGCCGGCCGCCCTTGTCCTTGGCCGCGTTCGGGTACTTCTCGGCCTTGACGAAGTCCTT
Coding sequences within:
- the guaB gene encoding IMP dehydrogenase, producing MTADGVPDKFATLGLTYDDVLLLPGASDMSPDAIDTSSLISRNVRVNVPLLSAAMDKVTEARMAIAMARQGGVGVLHRNLSITDQANQVDLVKRSESGMVTDPITVHPDATLREADELCAKFRISGVPVTDTAGKLLGIVTNRDMAFESDRSRQVREVMTPMPLVTGKVGISGVDAMELLRRHKIEKLPLVDDAGILKGLITVKDFVKAEKYPNAAKDKGGRLLVGAAVGVAGDAYERAQALIEAGADFIVVDTAHGHSRLVGDMVAKIKSNSTVDVIGGNVATRDGAQALIDAGCDGIKVGVGPGSICTTRVVAGIGVPQVTAIYEASLAAKAAGVPVIGDGGLQYSGDIAKALVAGADTVMLGSLLAGCEESPGELLFINGKQFKSYRGMGSLGAMQSRGEQKSFSKDRYFQEGVGGDDKLIPEGIEGQVPYRGPLSAVVHQLVGGLRQSMFYVGGRTVPELQDRGRFVRITSAGLKESHPHDIQMTVEAPNYSRKG